A stretch of Desulfomonilia bacterium DNA encodes these proteins:
- a CDS encoding endonuclease, with protein MKNVLGIIVCAVFLFSCNAPGTYKKVTDDNEFTILSYNVAGLPQGISSSNPIVNMPQIGQKLNLFDIALVQEDFSYHCNLRYGDGHPYESEFDSFHGTVGDGLNSFSYCSFTNLQRVTWEACHGVFGYANDCLTPKGFMFARYEISSGVFVDIYDLHMDAGGADGDNKARIVQVEQLIDKINTFSAGRAVIVCGDFNMSYSNVNDNINLTRLISSTGLSDARIELGIAGDRIDKVLYRSNSTVFLTPLASSDESDTFVDSKGNQLSDHQALSVLFRWENI; from the coding sequence ATGAAAAATGTCCTTGGTATCATTGTCTGCGCAGTCTTCCTTTTTTCCTGTAATGCTCCCGGCACATATAAGAAAGTAACCGATGACAATGAATTCACCATCCTGTCATACAATGTCGCCGGATTGCCGCAGGGCATTTCTTCAAGCAATCCCATAGTCAACATGCCCCAGATAGGACAGAAGCTGAACCTTTTTGATATCGCCCTTGTTCAGGAGGATTTTTCGTATCACTGTAATCTCAGGTATGGAGACGGTCATCCGTACGAATCCGAGTTTGATTCTTTCCACGGAACAGTGGGCGATGGGTTGAATTCGTTCTCTTATTGCAGTTTCACCAACCTCCAGAGGGTTACTTGGGAGGCATGCCATGGAGTTTTCGGCTATGCCAATGACTGTCTGACGCCCAAAGGTTTCATGTTCGCCCGTTATGAAATATCCAGCGGCGTATTCGTGGATATTTACGACCTGCACATGGATGCCGGCGGAGCGGATGGTGACAATAAAGCCAGAATCGTTCAGGTTGAACAGCTTATCGATAAAATAAATACCTTCTCAGCAGGCCGGGCGGTAATAGTCTGCGGGGATTTCAACATGAGCTACTCAAATGTTAACGATAACATCAACCTGACAAGACTTATTTCAAGCACAGGGCTCAGCGATGCGCGAATAGAACTCGGTATTGCGGGTGATAGGATTGACAAGGTCCTCTATCGGAGCAACAGCACGGTTTTCCTGACACCACTCGCTTCTTCGGATGAATCCGACACATTCGTTGACAGCAAAGGAAACCAGCTGTCGGATCATCAAGCCTTGAGTGTGCTGTTCAGGTGGGAAAATATATAA
- a CDS encoding FGGY family carbohydrate kinase has translation MSKNASCIAVLDVGRTNKKLLIYDMNLNQVDSVFATIDDVSQGTENHEPVEAVTRFFLDSLTDMAKRYNIKVISISTYGGTFVCLDENGNLAVPALSGSTDPGEAFHTDFDAFIGDPRNIQRRMATPRMPYLSVIARGIYYVKTHYHEGFARTRTILGLPQYYGFLLTGKTGMDITYIGTHTGLWDFEKMTFSEVRESLGVKDLIPQKVSNSWEILGTLKPEIARQTGLSDDVIVTMGVHDSNAAMVPFLIREPHDFVLVSTGSMCVVMHPVPEPRLTEDEIGEMVYFNLDGFGGVFKTALFVAGLEFDLYMGFLEGTHGRRDHPDFNPELIEDILKRGNEFILPAIVPFGMYMHSPARFIEGDKIFTLEQVFSGQGPAFINDYERTYNILMLSMALHTRKAMLRAGIAPGKRAIIAGGFSHNTLFTRLIAALFPESPVMCTDLNEATALGAAILGLAAHEGVSPKMLAERFSSHPEQIPVTPFTGLEEYVAAFERHMEKTSQ, from the coding sequence ATGAGTAAGAATGCAAGCTGTATTGCTGTACTTGACGTAGGCCGCACAAACAAGAAGCTTCTCATCTATGATATGAACCTGAATCAGGTGGACAGCGTCTTTGCCACCATCGATGATGTGTCACAAGGGACGGAAAACCATGAACCTGTTGAGGCCGTAACAAGATTTTTTCTTGATTCGCTGACAGATATGGCCAAGCGCTACAACATCAAGGTCATTTCCATATCGACCTACGGCGGCACTTTCGTCTGTCTGGACGAGAACGGTAACCTGGCCGTACCTGCGCTCTCAGGTTCGACCGACCCTGGCGAAGCCTTCCATACCGATTTCGACGCATTCATCGGCGACCCGCGCAACATCCAGCGCCGCATGGCCACCCCCCGCATGCCGTACCTTAGCGTGATCGCACGCGGGATATACTATGTTAAGACTCACTATCACGAAGGGTTCGCCCGTACCAGAACCATCCTCGGCCTGCCGCAATATTACGGGTTTCTCCTTACCGGAAAAACCGGAATGGACATAACTTATATTGGGACGCACACGGGATTGTGGGACTTCGAAAAGATGACCTTCTCAGAGGTAAGGGAGAGCCTCGGCGTAAAGGATCTGATACCTCAAAAAGTCTCCAATTCCTGGGAAATTCTGGGTACGCTCAAGCCGGAGATCGCCCGGCAGACAGGCTTGTCCGACGATGTTATCGTAACCATGGGCGTCCATGACTCCAATGCCGCCATGGTGCCATTTCTCATCAGGGAGCCTCATGATTTCGTGCTCGTTTCCACCGGCTCCATGTGCGTGGTCATGCATCCCGTTCCTGAACCCCGGTTGACCGAAGATGAAATCGGCGAAATGGTTTATTTTAACCTGGACGGCTTCGGCGGCGTTTTCAAAACGGCTCTTTTTGTTGCAGGGCTGGAATTTGACCTGTACATGGGATTCCTGGAGGGAACCCATGGCAGACGTGATCATCCCGACTTCAACCCTGAACTCATCGAGGATATCTTGAAGCGGGGCAATGAGTTCATCCTGCCTGCAATAGTGCCTTTCGGCATGTATATGCACTCGCCAGCGCGTTTCATCGAAGGAGATAAAATCTTTACGCTGGAGCAGGTTTTCTCAGGCCAGGGCCCTGCGTTCATTAATGATTATGAGCGGACTTACAATATCCTGATGCTAAGCATGGCACTGCATACACGAAAGGCCATGCTGCGTGCAGGCATAGCGCCCGGTAAAAGAGCCATTATTGCAGGCGGATTCTCGCACAACACGCTCTTTACCCGTCTGATAGCGGCCCTGTTCCCGGAATCGCCTGTCATGTGCACCGACCTGAACGAGGCCACAGCCCTGGGCGCCGCCATACTGGGTTTAGCTGCACATGAAGGAGTTTCACCAAAGATGCTGGCAGAAAGATTCAGCTCGCATCCGGAGCAGATTCCGGTAACCCCATTCACAGGCCTTGAGGAATATGTAGCGGCATTCGAGCGCCATATGGAAAAAACATCTCAATAG
- the ilvD gene encoding dihydroxy-acid dehydratase produces the protein MKKPKSQPIFDTKDFPISVVRLGCIEGLGFEMEDLKQKPLIGIANSQTDINPGHMHLRNLAEKVKEGVYAGGGIPMEFNVPAPCDVLTEGNSGMRFILAQRDLIADIVETHCRSMQYDALVLIASCDKIIPGMVMAASRLDLPTIVLTGGPSSWKIRFNPEQKKRKSISNLDFDDPFCKAETITVATCGSCEVMGTANTMQSIAEALGLTLPGSSSVPGFHSKKLLFARNTGKRIVSMVEEGLTIRKIVDMKALENALMVNLAIGGSTNAALHIPAIAYDLGINFPISKFNDFNVKIPTLCKIMPNGPDGMIDFFMAGGVPAVIKVLADNIHKDAKTVSGLTWGDLMPFFEVKDSDVIPDKTNPFYPEGGTAVLYGNLSPEGSVIKQSAVAKDMMKFTAPARVFESEHDALLALRENNVRENEILVIRNEGPKGGPGMPETLAVTMGLSALGIKKAAIITDGRFSGGTEGPCIGHVSPEAYEGGPIALVKDGDEITIDIPGRKLELHVSDEELKNRKAAWKPVRRELPEGYIRRYVKYVGSASKGAILS, from the coding sequence ATGAAAAAACCCAAGAGTCAGCCTATTTTCGATACAAAGGATTTCCCCATCTCCGTTGTGCGTCTGGGCTGCATAGAAGGGCTGGGTTTTGAAATGGAGGACCTTAAACAGAAACCCCTCATAGGCATTGCAAATTCCCAGACTGATATAAACCCCGGACACATGCACCTTAGAAATCTTGCGGAGAAGGTAAAGGAAGGGGTTTATGCCGGCGGCGGCATACCCATGGAATTCAATGTACCTGCACCCTGCGACGTTCTGACCGAGGGAAACAGCGGGATGCGCTTCATCCTGGCCCAGCGTGATCTGATTGCCGATATTGTCGAAACCCACTGCCGCAGCATGCAGTATGATGCCCTGGTTCTGATTGCGAGCTGCGACAAAATCATCCCGGGCATGGTCATGGCGGCGTCCCGGCTTGATTTGCCCACCATAGTCTTGACCGGAGGACCGAGTTCCTGGAAGATAAGGTTCAATCCCGAACAGAAAAAAAGGAAAAGCATATCCAACCTGGATTTTGATGACCCGTTCTGCAAAGCGGAAACTATTACCGTGGCCACATGCGGGTCGTGCGAGGTCATGGGGACGGCCAACACGATGCAGAGCATCGCCGAAGCCTTGGGCCTAACCCTCCCCGGTTCATCCAGCGTTCCCGGCTTCCATTCGAAGAAGCTGCTCTTTGCCAGAAATACCGGCAAACGGATCGTTTCGATGGTAGAAGAAGGGCTTACGATAAGAAAGATCGTGGATATGAAGGCGCTCGAAAACGCGCTCATGGTAAATCTCGCCATAGGCGGCTCCACGAATGCCGCCCTTCACATTCCGGCCATAGCATATGACCTCGGTATTAACTTCCCCATAAGCAAGTTTAACGACTTCAATGTAAAAATTCCAACGCTGTGTAAAATAATGCCCAACGGCCCCGACGGGATGATAGACTTCTTCATGGCAGGCGGCGTGCCCGCCGTCATCAAGGTTCTGGCCGATAACATCCATAAGGACGCAAAGACTGTTTCCGGACTGACGTGGGGCGATCTGATGCCTTTCTTTGAAGTCAAGGATTCCGATGTAATACCTGATAAAACAAACCCGTTCTATCCCGAGGGTGGCACCGCGGTTCTTTACGGCAACCTTTCACCAGAAGGTTCGGTCATCAAACAGTCGGCCGTTGCAAAGGACATGATGAAGTTCACCGCGCCTGCGCGGGTGTTCGAATCCGAGCATGACGCCCTTCTGGCTCTGCGCGAAAATAATGTCCGCGAGAACGAGATCCTCGTAATCAGGAACGAGGGACCGAAAGGCGGACCCGGCATGCCGGAAACGCTTGCCGTGACCATGGGACTCTCGGCTCTCGGCATCAAGAAAGCGGCCATCATAACGGACGGCCGCTTTTCGGGCGGAACCGAAGGACCGTGCATAGGCCATGTGTCGCCTGAGGCATATGAAGGGGGACCGATTGCGCTTGTGAAGGACGGCGATGAGATAACCATAGACATCCCCGGCCGGAAGCTCGAACTGCATGTCTCAGATGAAGAGCTGAAAAACAGGAAGGCCGCGTGGAAACCCGTCAGACGGGAACTGCCCGAGGGATACATCCGCAGATATGTAAAATATGTGGGTTCGGCCTCAAAGGGCGCTATTTTATCGTAG
- a CDS encoding dihydrodipicolinate synthase family protein produces MVFEGVFPVVPTPLFEDEQVDHKGLKHLIEYYIAAGCHGVVVMGSGGEFPYLKLEERRDIIASAAEANAGRVPLVSGCGFYSLKETLAFFTACKGLPLDGLLVALPTYFPLKFDDVYAYYKEIAGRAPCPILYYHFPQMTGLFFAPEQLGRILRIDGITGMKVSAFCLKEMRRILEQVPAEGFSLFAGVGFLLRHTIEMGGRGVIDPVASFAPHLVVEAYNACRNGNVEQSRRLQKKILDMIPIVNSFSLPAFIQKSGFKLMSQMPRPSRASGRAARHAVIKEVLRQLGHPVMPRVHTPLPQLTDKEREQVEVFIAGNPDLKKESCLC; encoded by the coding sequence ATGGTGTTTGAAGGGGTTTTTCCTGTTGTGCCGACTCCTCTTTTTGAGGATGAACAGGTTGATCATAAAGGCCTGAAGCATCTGATCGAATACTATATTGCCGCCGGCTGTCACGGAGTGGTTGTCATGGGCAGCGGAGGAGAGTTTCCATATCTCAAACTCGAGGAGCGGCGAGACATTATCGCATCCGCAGCCGAGGCGAATGCCGGACGCGTGCCGCTTGTATCCGGATGCGGTTTCTACAGCCTGAAGGAAACCCTTGCCTTCTTCACCGCCTGCAAGGGGCTGCCGCTCGACGGACTTCTGGTGGCGCTGCCGACATATTTTCCGCTCAAGTTCGATGATGTATATGCATATTATAAAGAGATCGCCGGACGTGCGCCCTGCCCAATACTCTATTATCACTTCCCGCAGATGACCGGCCTTTTTTTCGCCCCGGAACAGCTCGGGCGGATCCTCAGGATCGACGGCATCACCGGCATGAAGGTCAGTGCTTTCTGCCTAAAGGAAATGCGCCGGATCCTGGAGCAGGTACCTGCCGAGGGGTTCAGCCTGTTTGCCGGTGTGGGCTTCCTGCTGCGCCATACCATTGAGATGGGTGGCCGAGGCGTTATAGACCCGGTCGCCTCCTTCGCCCCGCACCTTGTTGTGGAGGCCTATAATGCATGCAGGAATGGGAACGTAGAGCAGTCGCGGCGGCTCCAGAAGAAGATTCTGGATATGATACCGATTGTGAATTCATTCTCTCTCCCAGCTTTTATCCAGAAGAGCGGCTTCAAGCTGATGTCGCAAATGCCCAGGCCTTCCCGCGCCTCGGGCAGGGCTGCCCGGCACGCCGTCATCAAGGAGGTGCTCAGGCAGCTTGGCCACCCGGTTATGCCGCGTGTCCACACGCCTCTGCCCCAGCTTACGGACAAAGAACGAGAACAGGTTGAGGTTTTCATCGCAGGAAACCCCGATCTTAAAAAAGAATCCTGCCTCTGTTGA
- a CDS encoding amidohydrolase family protein has protein sequence MACVIDCHYHLDERILAVNEMISRMNACGIDKAALMASLNDPLPEPPRPLIRILQFLLFHPATQKTGRIFIDNFTPEGDIRIGRKAYRIYAHPDNNEVFKIVEKLPDRFLGWVFVRPNSGTDQVKELEKWISHPGFIGVKAHPFWHRFEPLNLLPIADLLIGKGKPLLIHAGYGSHGDFMALAEKAPELKLILAHAGFPGYRSTWKLIKNHKNIFVDLSQTTYVSDDATRNAVEFLGYDRCLFGTDGPYGFHAKDGKFDYSYIKRRIERLFPSKKIREHLLGQNFIDITGIT, from the coding sequence ATGGCCTGCGTGATTGATTGCCATTATCATCTGGATGAACGCATCCTTGCCGTCAATGAGATGATCAGCCGGATGAATGCATGCGGGATTGATAAGGCAGCCCTGATGGCCAGTCTGAATGACCCGTTGCCTGAACCGCCCAGGCCTCTGATCAGGATATTGCAGTTTCTGTTGTTTCATCCCGCCACACAGAAAACAGGGAGAATATTTATTGATAATTTCACGCCTGAAGGAGACATCAGAATAGGGAGAAAGGCTTATCGGATATATGCTCACCCGGATAATAATGAGGTCTTTAAAATTGTCGAAAAATTGCCTGATCGTTTTCTGGGCTGGGTATTCGTTCGTCCAAATTCAGGTACCGATCAGGTGAAAGAGCTTGAAAAATGGATATCCCACCCCGGTTTCATCGGTGTTAAGGCGCATCCCTTCTGGCACAGGTTCGAACCTCTCAATCTGCTTCCGATTGCGGATTTGCTGATCGGCAAAGGCAAGCCCCTTCTCATACATGCCGGATACGGATCGCACGGAGATTTCATGGCGCTTGCCGAAAAAGCCCCTGAACTTAAACTTATCCTGGCGCACGCAGGTTTCCCTGGATACCGCTCGACCTGGAAATTAATAAAAAATCATAAAAATATTTTTGTCGATCTTTCCCAGACGACATATGTCAGTGATGATGCCACAAGGAATGCAGTCGAGTTCCTTGGATATGATCGCTGCCTGTTCGGTACAGACGGACCTTACGGCTTTCATGCCAAAGACGGAAAATTCGATTATTCCTACATCAAGCGGCGCATCGAGAGGCTATTTCCATCAAAGAAGATACGGGAACATCTCCTCGGGCAAAATTTTATTGACATCACGGGTATCACCTGA